From a single Apium graveolens cultivar Ventura chromosome 2, ASM990537v1, whole genome shotgun sequence genomic region:
- the LOC141708065 gene encoding inactive receptor-like serine/threonine-protein kinase At2g40270: protein MSAMWRFCDHKLVMTMILAVVLVFQLNLSFCWSLNSEGVALLRFRDRVENDPFGALSNWNSTVQGDFGPCSWFGIECSQGHVISLNLKGLCLGGTLAPEVFKLAKIKSIILRNNSFYGNLPEDIGQLRELEQLDLGYNNFSGPFTSKLGDNHSLSILLLDNNKFLGRLSPELNDLKMLSELQVDEKQLNHYGSRDSCSNIYDSWSIVHPGHIAQRKLHQVRGATEPTFNGPNEDSGFLSPSLAPFPSIAPSGLPVSSISEPPLTSFLPPFGSPSPSPILPPSPAPSSTTPPPVGVSHPGNQPASSPSPASTPSHTVKKSKHHTVMIVSGVVGGSVFLFLSALGIGLCRRHKVITVRPWATGLSGQLQKAFISGVPKLQRSELEIACEDFSNIIGSLSDGTVYKGTLSTGVEIAVTSTAVKSVEDWSKSSETQFRKKIDKLCKMNHKNFVNLIGFCEEKKPFTRMMVFEYATNGTLFEHLHIKESEHLDWRMRLRIAMGMAYCLEYMHQLNPPTAHANLQSSSVYLTEDYAAKISDFSFWNDATAGKMGSVSTELLETSVSDPESNVYNFGVILYEMITGRLPNSGGDYSFVNWATGYLSGTRKEPLGEMVDPTLASFDEEQLQKLCEVIKVCVHPDPKQRLTITQVTEILKEITAIGPDGATPRLSPLWWAELEILSTSST, encoded by the exons ATGAGTGCAATGTGGAGATTTTGTGATCATAAACTTGTAATGACAATGATTCTGGCTGTTGTGTTGGTTTTTCAACTGAATTTGAGTTTTTGTTGGTCTCTTAATTCTGAAG GTGTGGCGTTGTTGCGGTTTCGTGACAGAGTTGAGAATGATCCATTTGGGGCTTTATCTAACTGGAATAGTACTGTTCAAGGGGATTTTGGCCCTTGTTCTTGGTTCGGAATCGAATGCTCTCAAGGGCATGTCATAAGTTT AAATTTGAAAGGTCTTTGTCTAGGAGGAACTCTAGCTCCTGAAGTTTTCAAGCTGGCCAAAATAAAGTCTAT TATTTTACGCAACAACTCTTTCTATGGAAATCTTCCTGAAGATATTGGTCAATTGAGGGAATTGGAACAGTTGGATTTGGGATATAATAATTTTAGCGGGCCGTTTACCTCTAAACTTGGCGACAACCATTCCCTTTCAATTCT CTTGTTGGACAACAACAAGTTCCTTGGTAGACTGTCTCCTGAACTTAATGATCTGAAGATGCTTTCTGAACTCCAAGTAGATGAGAAGCAGTTAAATCATTATGGTTCTCGAGATAGTTGTAGTAACATATATGATTCTTG GAGCATTGTGCATCCTGGACACATAGCTCAGAGAAAGCTGCACCAAGTGAGAGGTGCCACAGAACCAACTTTCAATGGACCGAATGAGGATTCAGGATTCCTGTCACCTTCCTTGGCACCATTTCCATCTATAGCCCCTTCAGGTTTACCAGTCTCATCTATATCTGAACCTCCCTTAACATCATTTTTGCCTCCATTTGGTTCTCCGTCTCCTTCACCTATTCTACCTCCCAGTCCTGCTCCTTCATCTACAACTCCTCCACCAGTTGGTGTTTCCCATCCAGGGAACCAACCTGCTTCATCACCTTCCCCGGCTTCAACTCCCAGCCACACAGTAAAGAAATCAAAGCATCATACAGTTATGATAGTGTCTGGAGTGGTTGGTGGTTCCGTATTCCTTTTCTTATCAGCACTTGGCATTGGTTTATGTCGAAGACATAAAGTGATTACTGTAAGACCATGGGCGACTGGATTAAGCGGGCAGCTGCAGAAAGCATTTATATCAG GTGTACCAAAACTCCAGCGTTCAGAGCTTGAAATAGCCTGTGAAGACTTCAGTAATATAATCGGCTCTTTGTCAGATGGCACAGTGTACAAAGGGACTCTGTCAACTGGAGTTGAAATAGCAGTGACATCTACGGCAGTAAAATCAGTTGAAGACTGGTCAAAGAGTTCAGAAACCCAATTCAGGAAAAAG ATTGACAAACTATGTAAGATGAATCACAAAAACTTTGTGAATCTTATTGGATTCTGCGAAGAAAAGAAGCCTTTCACAAGAATGATGGTTTTTGAATATGCAACAAATGGAACACTATTTGAGCATCTACACA TAAAAGAATCAGAACACTTGGACTGGAGAATGCGACTGAGAATAGCTATGGGCATGGCATATTGCCTTGAGTATATGCACCAGCTCAACCCACCCACAGCGCATGCAAATCTGCAATCTTCTTCTGTATATCTTACCGAAGATTATGCAGCCAAAATATCAGATTTCAGCTTCTGGAATGATGCAACAGCAGGAAAAATGGGATCAGTTAGCACAGAACTGTTGGAGACCTCAGTGTCAGATCCTGAAAGCAATGTGTACAATTTTGGGGTAATTTTGTATGAAATGATTACAGGTAGGCTTCCAAACTCCGGAGGTGATTACTCTTTTGTGAACTGGGCAACAGGTTATTTGAGTGGTACACGGAAAGAACCACTTGGAGAAATGGTTGATCCAACTCTAGCGTCTTTTGATGAAGAGCAACTTCAGAAGCTGTGTGAAGTGATAAAAGTTTGTGTCCATCCAGACCCGAAGCAGCGATTAACTATCACACAAGTCACAGAGATTCTAAAAGAGATAACAGCCATTGGCCCTGATGGAGCAACACCTAGATTATCACCTCTTTGGTGGGCAGAACTAGAGATTTTGTCCACAAGTTCAACTTAG
- the LOC141708064 gene encoding ethylene-overproduction protein 1-like, which produces MSISVDEDLFDSRTCTSYPKSKLVNLIKHHVYHTSNTMMVGLKLKDRCKTTQVHALNNPSDSNTTVKSNPLLTINSILSNTCDQEQLVKFPTLGDSSEILFDGFPRSDLFEPPIEFFLKNVDFVATIAELYRRIESSFESSKCLMFVEQYALLCSLGDSKLLRRCLQSARQHAVDPISKVVVSAWLRYERREDELVGVSGFDCVGRVLECPKAALVDGYDPNLAFDHCKCDELCDGMLSFHCTTSNGECSTSEEVENVCFCIDNEDICCVRDRIASLSTPLRVMLYGKFAESKKDKIDFSHIGISAEGMLAVELFSRTRRFGSSSPKVVLEVLAFANRFCCEEMKSGCDVYLASFVCSLEDALLLIDYGIEEGAKLLLASCLQVLLRELPSALNNPRVMGIFCSSEARERLAVVGNASFLLYYFLSQVAIEEKTTSDVILMLLQNLRECAVERWQKVLAFHQLGCVLLERNEYKDAECYFDAAAENGHVYSLAGVARIKYKQGQRFSAFEILNRLISDYGSIGWMYQERSLYSVGRKKMLDLNEASKLDPTLSFPYKYRAVAMAEENEVEDAILEINKIIRFKLSPDCLELRAWFYMALKDYDAALRDIRALLTLEPDYKLFHRKMRGDHLVDLLNQLVQQWSPADCWLQLYDRWSSIDDIGSLAVIHQMLLNDPGKSLLLFRQSLLLLRLNCQKAAMRSLRLARNHSSSEYERLVYEGWILYDTGHREEALSKAEKSISLQRSFEAFFLKAYTLADSTLDPDASSYVIQLLKDALGCPSDGLRKGQALNNLGSIYVDCGKLDLAADCYINALDIKHTRAHQGLARVYYLKNEKKAAFEEMTKLIDKAPNNASAYEKRSEYGEREMASNDLSTATQLDPLRTYPYRYRAAVLMDDQKESEAVDELNKAISFKPDLQMLHLRSAFHESMGDVVTALIDCEAALCLDPNHKDTLDLYSRTRGEANHQQK; this is translated from the exons ATGTCTATTTCAGTTGATGAAGATTTGTTTGATTCAAGAACTTGTACCTCTTATCCTAAATCAAAACTTGTAAATCTCATCAAACACCATGTTTATCACACTTCAAACACTATGATGGTTGGTCTTAAGCTCAAAGATCGATGCAAAACTACTCAAGTTCATGCTCTCAACAACCCCTCTGATTCCAACACTACAGTAAAGTCAAATCCTTTACTTACAATCAACTCTATTTTATCAAACACTTGTGACCAAGAACAGCTAGTCAAGTTTCCAACTTTAGGTGATTCTAGTGAGATTTTGTTTGATGGGTTTCCAAGAAGTGATCTTTTTGAGCCACCCATTGAGTTTTTTCTCAAGAATGTTGATTTTGTTGCCACGATTGCTGAGTTGTATAGGAGGATTGAGAGTTCTTTTGAGTCCAGTAAGTGTTTGATGTTTGTTGAGCAGTATGCTTTGTTGTGTAGTTTGGGTGATTCGAAATTGCTCAGGAGGTGTCTTCAGTCTGCTCGTCAACACGCGGTTGATCCGATTTCAAAGGTTGTGGTTTCAGCTTGGTTGAGGTATGAGAGAAGGGAAGATGAACTTGTGGGTGTTTCGGGATTCGATTGTGTTGGTCGAGTTCTTGAATGCCCGAAAGCTGCTTTGGTTGATGGGTATGATCCTAATTTAGCATTTGATCATTGTAAATGTGATGAATTGTGTgatggtatgttgagttttcaTTGTACAACAAGTAATGGTGAGTGCTCGACTTCGGAAGAGGTTGAAAATGTTTGCTTTTGCATTGACAATGAGGATATTTGTTGTGTTAGGGATAGAATTGCTAGTTTATCTACTCCACTTAGAGTAATGTTGTATGGTAAATTTGCGGAGTCGAAAAAAGATAAGATTGATTTTTCACACATAGGAATATCGGCAGAAGGAATGTTGGCTGTGGAATTGTTTAGCAGGACAAGAAGGTTTGGCAGTTCTTCTCCAAAAGTAGTTTTGGAAGTCCTTGCATTTGCTAATAGGTTCTGTTGTGAGGAAATGAAGTCTGGATGTGATGTTTATTTAGCATCATTTGTTTGTAGTTTAGAAGATGCATTACTTCTTATAGATTATGGTATTGAGGAAGGGGCAAAGCTTCTTTTGGCATCTTGTTTGCAAGTTTTGCTAAGAGAGCTTCCAAGTGCTTTGAATAATCCAAGAGTCATGGGCATATTTTGTAGTTCAGAGGCTAGAGAGAGACTAGCAGTGGTGGGGAATGCATCTTTTTTGTTGTATTATTTTCTTAGTCAGGTGGCTATAGAGGAGAAGACTACATCAGATGTGATATTAATGTTGCTACAGAATTTAAGAGAGTGTGCTGTGGAAAGATGGCAAAAGGTGCTTGCATTCCATCAACTAGGCTGTGTATTGCTGGAAAGAAATGAGTATAAAGATGCTGAGTGCTACTTTGACGCAGCAGCTGAGAATGGTCATGTTTATTCTTTGGCTGGTGTTGCTAGGATCAAGTATAAGCAAGGGCAAAGATTTTCAGCATTTGAGATTCTTAACAGGCTTATTTCTGACTATGGATCGATCGGATGGATGTATCAGGAGCGATCTTTGTATAGCGTGGGAAGAAAGAAGATGTTGGATCTAAACGAGGCTAGTAAATTAGATCCGACACTTTCTTTTCCGTACAAGTACAGGGCTGTTGCAATGGCAGAAGAAAATGAAGTAGAGGATGCAATATTAGAGATAAACAAAATTATCAGATTTAAGCTCTCTCCGGATTGCCTAGAACTACGAGCCTGGTTTTACATGGCTCTCAAGGATTATGATGCCGCTCTAAGGGACATTAGAGCATTGTTAACATTAGAGCCTGATTACAAATTATTTCATAGGAAAATGAGAGGTGATCACTTGGTTGACCTCCTGAATCAACTTGTACAACAATGGAGTCCTGCAGATTGCTGGTTACAACTATATGACAGATGGTCTTCTATTGATGATATTGGCTCTCTGGCCGTCATACATCAGATGCTACTAAATGACCCTGGAAAGAGCCTGTTACTCTTTCGACAATCTTTGCTTCTTTTAAG GTTAAACTGTCAAAAGGCTGCAATGCGCAGTCTGCGGTTAGCTCGTAATCACTCCAGCTCTGAATATGAAAGGCTTGTCTATGAAGGATGGATTCTGTATGACACTGGCCATCGTGAAGAAGCTCTCTCCAAAGCTGAGAAGTCAATTTCTCTTCAGAGGTCATTTGAAGCTTTTTTCCTAAAAGCTTACACACTGGCTGATTCAACTCTTGATCCTGATGCTTCATCTTATGTAATTCAACTATTAAAGGATGCTTTAGGATGTCCTTCAGATGGTCTTCGGAAAGGGCAA GCATTGAATAACCTTGGAAGTATATATGTGGATTGTGGCAAGTTGGATCTTGCTGCAGATTGCTACATAAATGCCCTTGACATCAAACATACAAGAGCACATCAAGGGTTGGCACGCGTTTATTATCTTAAAAATGAGAAGAAAGCCGCTTTCGAGGAAATGACAAAGCTGATCGACAAGGCACCAAACAATGCATCAGCTTATGAAAAGCGATCTGAGTACGGTGAACGCGAAATGGCTAGCAATGATCTCAGTACTGCTACACAATTGGATCCTTTAAGGACTTATCCGTACAGATATAGGGCAGCAG TACTGATGGATGACCAGAAAGAATCTGAGGCAGTAGATGAACTTAACAAAGCAATATCTTTCAAGCCCGACTTGCAAATGCTTCATCTTCGATCGGCATTCCATGAGTCAATGGGCGATGTTGTTACTGCGCTTATAGATTGTGAGGCAGCATTATGCTTGGATCCCAACCACAAGGATACTCTTGATCTGTATAGTCGAACACGAGGTGAAGCCAACCATCAGCAGAAGTAA